Proteins encoded by one window of Engraulis encrasicolus isolate BLACKSEA-1 chromosome 23, IST_EnEncr_1.0, whole genome shotgun sequence:
- the kdm2ab gene encoding lysine-specific demethylase 2A: protein MEDSHTRYSKRLRTGTRRRYQDDGISDDEIDGKRTFDLEEKLHCDRFDIDLVKYMEGKDFTFEYIQREGLREPLVFVKSDGLGIQMPDPDFSVSDVKLFVGSRRMIDVMDVTTQKGIEMSMGQWRRYFETPPSQREKLYNVISLEFSHTKLENLVKRPASVDVIDWVDNMWPRHLKERQRDSTNSITDMQYPKVQKYCLMSVEGSFTDFHVDFGGTSVWYHILRGGKVFWLIPPTPQNLELYENWVLSGKQGDIFLGDKAIQCQRLELKQGYTFMIPSGWIHAVYTPVDTLVFGGNFLHSFNIPMQLNIYNIEDRTRVPAKFRYPFYYEMCWYVLERYLYCLTNTSHLTPEFQKHSLGVGLRREDYREEQKENCDAKATSDEDEETKEEEDEEEGKMEEEEEEAPSSPPPAQSAHLTPLELEGLWHLLTKLEELPSHKKCVPSGIRNAPALLSDIRRLLEEHAGDEPKLSYTGNPIVKWPKRPSWYRPPTPPPAVVYRPRPLGATALKPTGPRAPPRRANDALRRRRVRCKRCAACLRTECGDCIFCHDMKKFGGPGRLKQTCLRRQCLAPGLPTSAVCAVCGEGNPPGENTTPTLMECSTCAKITHAECVKGPVEGVINQELPNSWKCPKCVQAKTESANSSSDEDKNGDVLGARVSSQPPAKRAHREGIGVRGMREGRRGGRTLTPSRRLLPPSQRLLLQQQQNRKRAGALELQLTKRIKSERSKILQSLLHQRSEERGGKTSSSNGASRDGGAAATMSSSSRPTTGLGRGRGRGVRFRGGGRGGGGGRSREEVRSGRMDRDDTGDESEDKDDTEEEERKENRPQQRARRATEQSHSEDEEEDDNDSEDDSDEEEQRNGNGTAEREEAREASEDEGEEEEGRRAMLSGTGMVLGKEARNRSSCLTVKLHPPSRGHRDPNAIVPKLEAAISHHRGSPRGGRHDSLLRPPLRNGSSHSATQPPSRSEKTSLTTNPSRKDSMGQGPRNSHSLSSTSKAIRHHVSPRNGTGSSLEKEVWLAVFRYLRQAELCVCMAVCKSWYKWACDKRFWSKMDLSRCSAISPQTLSGIIKRQPVVLDISWTTISKKQLTWLINRLPGLKELVLSGCSWASVSALSSSTSHPLLRSLDLSWAAGVQDAEIKALLTPTGSSNRSHLRELRCLRLCGLEISEATLRLVIRHAPLLTRLELSHSPLSDQAINLLTAVGSSTRNTLSHLNLAGCTQLTDRCLAHLKRLMCLRLLDLRDCKGVSRQACETFISELSVNALYCLSDDKLIQRIS from the exons GAAGTCGTCGAATGATCGACGTGATGGATGTGACCACTCAGAAGGGCATCGAGATGTCCATGGGCCAGTGGAGGCGCTACTTTGAGACGCCGCCCTCCCAGAGGGAGAAGCTTTACAACGTCATCAGCCTGGAGTTCAGTCATACCAAACTGGAGAACCTGGTGAAGAGGCCTGCCTCG GTGGATGTGATTGACTGGGTGGACAACATGTGGCCGCGACACctgaaggagaggcagagggattcCACAAACTCCATCACGGACATGCAgtacccaaaagtgcaaaa ATATTGCTTAATGAGTGTGGAGGGCTCGTTCACCGACTTCCACGTCGACTTTGGTGGCACATCCGTTTGGTATCACATCTTGCGTGGAGGGAAG GTATTCTGGCTCATCCCGCCCACCCCTCAAAACCTGGAGCTGTATGAGAATTGGGTGCTCTCGGGGAAGCAAGGGGACATCTTTCTGGGGGACAAAGCTATTCAGTGTCAGCGCCTCGAGCTGAAGCAGGGATACACCTTTATGATTCCCTCAG GATGGATTCATGCCGTGTACACTCCGGTCGATACGTTGGTGTTTGGGGGAAACTTCTTGCACAGCTTCAACATTCCCATGCAGCTCAACATCTACAACATTGAGGACAGGACAAGG GTGCCGGCTAAGTTCCGGTATCCTTTCTACTATGAGATGTGTTGGTACGTGCTGGAGAGGTACCTCTACTGCCTGACCAACACCTCGCACCTCACCCCAGAATTCCAGAAGCACTCACTTGGTGTTG gcctGAGACGAGAGGACTACCGTGAGGAGCAGAAAGAGAACTGTGATGCCAAAGCCACgagtgatgaagatgaagaaacgaaagaggaagaagatgaggaggaggggaagatggaggaggaggaggaagaggcaccATCGTCTCCTCCACCGGCCCAGTCT GCGCACCTGACTCCTCTGGAGCTGGAGGGTCTCTGGCACCTGCTGACAAAGCTGGAGGAGTTGCCGTCCCACAAGAAGTGTGTTCCCAGCGGCATCCGCAACGCCCCGGCTCTGCTCAGTGACATCAGG AGACTGCTTGAGGAACATGCTGGTGATGAGCCCAAATTGTCCTACACTGGAAACCCTATTGTGAAATGGCCCAAACGG CCCTCGTGGTATCGccccccaacccctccccctGCGGTGGTGTACCGGCCGCGGCCACTGGGAGCGACGGCGCTGAAGCCCACGGGCCCACGGGCACCACCCCGGCGGGCCAATGACGCGCTGCGGCGGAGACGTGTGCGCTGCAAGCGCTGCGCGGCGTGCTTGCGGACTGAGTGTGGCGACTGCATCTTCTGCCACGACATGAAGAAGTTTGGCGGCCCCGGGCGCCTCAAGCAGACCTGCCTGCGGCGACAGTGTCTCGCT CCGGGCCTGCCCACCTCGgccgtgtgtgcggtgtgtggtgAGGGCAACCCACCAGGCGAGAACACCACCCCAACACTGATGGAGTGCTCCACCTGTGCCAAGATCACACACGCTGAATGTGTCAAG GGACCGGTAGAGGGTGTGATCAACCAGGAGCTGCCAAACTCCTGGAAGTGTCCCAAATGTGTTCAGGCGAAAACGGAG TCGGCCAACAGCAGCAGTGACGAGGACAAGAATGGTGACGTCCTGGGCGCTCGGGTGTCATCTCAACCACCAGCCAAGCGTGCCCATCGAGAGGGCATCGGAGTACGCGGGATGCGTGAGGGACGCCGGGGCGGGCGCACGCTCACCCCATCCCGACGCCTGCTGCCACCCTCACAGAGGCTGTTgctacaacaacaacagaacagGAAGAGGGCCGGAGCGCTGGAGCTACAACTCACGAAGAGG ATTAAATCGGAACGAAGTAAGATCTTGCAATCG ctTCTGCACCAACGCAGTGAGGAACGAGGGGGCAAAACTTCATCCAGCAACGGTGCCTCCCGAGACGGGGGCGCGGCTGCTACCATGTCGAGCTCCAGCCGCCCCACAACAGGTTTAGGCAGGGGGAGAGGCCGAGGCGTGCGGttcaggggaggagggagaggaggaggaggaggaagaagccgTGAGGAAGTACGGAGTGGGAGAATGGACAGAGATGACACGGGCGACGAAAGCGAGGACAAGGACGACACAGAAGAGGAAGAACGCAAGGAGAATCGGCCACAGCAGCGAGCCAGGCGAGCTACGGAGCAGTCGCAcagcgaggacgaggaggaggacgataaCGACAGTGAGGATGACAGCgatgaggaggagcagaggaacgGGAACGGCACAGCGGAGAGGGAAGAAGCACGGGAGGCGTccgaggatgagggagaggaggaggagggcaggagagcgATGTTGTCTGGCACGGGTATGGTCCTGGGCAAAGAGGCGCGGAACCGCAGCTCCTGCCTCACTGTGAAGCTCCATCCGCCATCCCGGGGACACCGCGACCCCAACGCCATCGTCCCCAAGCTGGAGGCGGCCATCTCACATCACCGCGGATCTCCCCGTGGCGGTCGTCACGACTCCCTTCTCCGTCCTCCTCTACGCAACGGCTCCTCCCATTCTGCTACACAGCCTCCGTCACGGTCAGAAAAGACATCGCTAACCACCAACCCTTCCCGTAAAGACAGCATGGGGCAAGGTCCCCGAAATTCCCACTCCCTGTCTTCCACTTCTAAGGCAATAAGGCACCATGTGTCTCCTCGAAACGGCACTGGCTCAAGCTTGGAGAAGGAGGTGTGGTTAGCTGTGTTTCGCTACCTGAGGCAGGCCGAGCTTTGTGTCTGCATGGCTGTCTGCAAGAGCTGGTACAAGTG GGCTTGCGACAAGCGTTTCTGGTCGAAAATGGACTTGAGCCGGTGCAGCGCCATCAGCCCTCAGACGCTCTCAGGCATCATCAAGCGGCAGCCGGTCGTCCTGGACATCTCCTGGACCACCATCTCCAAGAAGCAGCTGACCTGGCTCATCAACAGACTACCAG GATTAAAAGAGCTTGTGTTATCGGGTTGCTCGTGGGCGTCTGTCTCTGCTCTGAGCTCGTCCACATCGCACCCCCTGCTTCGCTCCCTGGACCTGAGCTGGGCGGCTGGCGTCCAAGACGCCGAGATCAAAGCGTTGCTAACTCCAACGG GCTCTAGTAACCGTTCCCACCTGCGTGAGTTGCGGTGTCTGCGGCTGTGTGGCCTGGAGATCAGCGAGGCCACCCTCCGCCTTGTCATTCGCCACGCGCCCCTGCTGACGCGGTTGGAGCTCTCCCATAGCCCGCTGTCCGACCAAGCCATCAACCTGCTGACAGCCGTCGGATCATCCACCCGGAACACGCTCTCACACCTCAACCTCGcag GATGCACCCAGTTAACAGATCGCTGCCTGGCCCACTTGAAGCGGCTGATGTGCTTGCGTCTGCTGGATCTCCGTGACTGCAAGGGAGTGTCCCGCCAGGCCTGCGAGACCTTTATATCTGAACTTTCTGTTAATGCACTCTACTGCCTATCCGATGACAAACTTATCCAGAGGATATCCTAA